The Gammaproteobacteria bacterium genome has a window encoding:
- a CDS encoding membrane hypothetical protein (Evidence 5 : Unknown function), translated as MIKDDLLRNIAETAYNVGFGAKKHFSSYDIITKVPGIIGFLSISVGIFALYIDSLSTKHLSATFIVLGVVGLYITQYDHKKQQYAEAGKLLIGLFNQLKILYFNVKGGESGDLNEFEKELLNIENSFQNVSFDEQMLFSDWYAHYKFFGSTKLIGSMSRKNFVYSVTKFLLASYFLLPLW; from the coding sequence ATGATTAAAGATGATCTACTCAGAAATATAGCGGAAACTGCTTATAATGTTGGATTTGGGGCAAAAAAACACTTTTCAAGCTATGATATTATAACAAAGGTGCCTGGTATTATTGGTTTTTTATCAATTTCTGTTGGGATATTTGCTCTTTATATTGACTCTCTTTCCACAAAACATTTATCCGCCACATTTATAGTTTTGGGTGTTGTGGGACTCTATATCACTCAATACGACCATAAAAAGCAACAATATGCGGAAGCGGGAAAGTTACTTATTGGCTTATTTAACCAGCTGAAAATTCTTTATTTTAACGTAAAGGGGGGCGAGTCTGGCGATTTAAACGAATTTGAAAAAGAATTATTGAATATTGAAAATAGCTTTCAGAATGTAAGTTTTGATGAGCAGATGCTCTTTAGCGACTGGTATGCTCATTATAAATTTTTTGGCAGCACCAAATTGATTGGGTCGATGAGCAGAAAAAATTTCGTTTATTCCGTGACAAAATTCCTCTTAGCTTCATATTTTTTGTTGCCGTTGTGGTAA